The following are encoded in a window of Pseudomonas sp. JQ170C genomic DNA:
- a CDS encoding ABC transporter ATP-binding protein, giving the protein MQRLLARLIDHPDPPALDAALRWLYGFVRPQRLAIAGLLGLSLCATLLVLVQPWLTKLLIDDGLLARNFPTLALIAGLMVLAGILGTLLSGLNRYLHTRLSGRILFALRDEIYRHLQGLSPTFYGKRRIGDLMSRLDGDVAEIQRFAVDSLFSAVSSVIGLVCALAMLLALSWKLSLLALVLIPLDVLWLRWMRRKVEREVRQLREKSADVSSFLVETLPAMKFIQSAGQQQREARRLDGLGQGYMNQLLRVQVTEFFTQAVPGTLTSLSRACAFLVGGYWVVQGTWQLGALIAFSTYLGMAVGPVQSLLGLYVAMQRMSVSLGRVMELRGELPEVTSPVQAQPMPATGDLLLQGVSFAHPGRAALLCEVQASIPHGCKVALSGASGVGKSTLIDLLQRFYDPQAGRILLGGVDLRELDLFELRRRVAVVSQDIVLFRGSLADNLAYSAPDATREAIAEVARLAQLDGLIATMPEGLDSPLGERGQQLSGGQKQRIAIARALLQDPLILVLDEATSAVDERTEREVIAAIDVLFSTRTRILISHRPSTLADADLRLELHDGQLRERWEQRHEA; this is encoded by the coding sequence ATCCAGCGTCTGCTTGCCCGCCTGATCGACCACCCCGACCCGCCTGCGCTGGATGCGGCGCTGCGCTGGTTGTACGGTTTTGTCCGCCCGCAGCGCCTGGCCATTGCCGGGTTGCTGGGGTTGTCGTTGTGCGCGACGTTACTGGTGCTGGTGCAGCCCTGGTTGACCAAGCTGCTGATCGATGACGGCCTGCTGGCGCGCAACTTCCCGACCCTGGCGCTGATCGCCGGCCTGATGGTGCTGGCGGGCATCCTGGGCACGCTGCTGTCGGGCCTGAACCGTTACCTGCATACGCGCTTGTCCGGGCGCATCCTGTTCGCCCTGCGCGACGAGATCTACCGGCACCTGCAGGGCCTGTCGCCGACCTTCTACGGCAAGCGCCGCATCGGTGACCTGATGTCGCGGCTCGATGGCGACGTGGCGGAGATCCAGCGCTTTGCCGTCGACTCGCTGTTCTCGGCAGTGTCCAGTGTGATCGGCCTGGTGTGTGCCCTGGCCATGCTCCTGGCGTTGTCGTGGAAGCTGTCGCTGCTGGCCCTGGTGCTGATTCCGCTGGATGTGCTGTGGCTGCGCTGGATGCGGCGCAAGGTCGAGCGCGAAGTGCGGCAGCTGCGCGAGAAGTCGGCGGATGTGTCGTCGTTTCTGGTCGAGACCCTGCCGGCGATGAAGTTCATCCAGTCTGCCGGCCAGCAGCAGCGTGAGGCGCGGCGCCTGGACGGCCTGGGCCAGGGCTACATGAACCAACTGCTGCGGGTGCAGGTCACGGAATTTTTCACCCAGGCAGTGCCCGGCACCCTGACCTCCCTGTCGCGCGCCTGCGCCTTTCTGGTGGGCGGCTATTGGGTGGTGCAGGGCACCTGGCAACTGGGTGCCCTGATCGCTTTCTCGACCTACCTGGGCATGGCCGTGGGGCCAGTGCAGAGCCTGCTGGGCCTGTATGTGGCGATGCAGCGCATGAGTGTGAGCCTGGGGCGGGTGATGGAACTGCGCGGCGAGCTGCCGGAGGTGACCAGCCCTGTGCAGGCGCAGCCGATGCCCGCCACGGGTGATCTGCTGTTGCAGGGCGTGAGCTTTGCCCATCCGGGGCGTGCGGCGCTGTTGTGCGAGGTGCAGGCGAGCATTCCCCACGGTTGCAAGGTGGCCTTGAGTGGCGCCTCCGGCGTGGGCAAGTCGACCCTGATCGACTTGCTGCAACGCTTCTACGACCCCCAGGCCGGGCGCATCCTGCTCGGCGGCGTAGACCTGCGCGAACTGGATCTGTTTGAACTGCGCCGGCGCGTGGCGGTGGTCAGCCAGGACATCGTGCTGTTTCGCGGCAGCCTGGCCGACAACCTGGCCTACAGCGCGCCCGACGCCACCCGCGAGGCCATCGCCGAAGTGGCCCGCCTGGCACAGCTGGACGGCCTGATCGCAACGATGCCCGAAGGCCTGGACAGCCCGCTGGGCGAACGTGGCCAGCAGCTGTCCGGCGGGCAGAAACAACGCATTGCCATTGCTCGGGCGCTGCTCCAGGACCCACTCATCCTGGTGCTCGACGAAGCTACCTCGGCGGTGGATGAACGCACTGAGCGGGAAGTCATCGCCGCCATTGATGTGCTGTTCAGCACCCGCACCCGCATTTTGATCAGTCACCGGCCTTCGACCCTGGCCGATGCCGACTTGCGCCTGGAGTTGCACGACGGACAACTGCGCGAACGATGGGAGCAGCGCCATGAAGCCTGA